A window from Chrysiogenia bacterium encodes these proteins:
- a CDS encoding ATP-binding cassette domain-containing protein, whose protein sequence is MIEVENLSKSYGPTLAVDSVSFKVEPREVLGFLGPNGAGKTTTMKILTGYLTPDSGRAMVGGIDVMENSLEVRRKIGYLPENAPLYSEMNVLEYLNFVCEVRRIPKNERRLRQEEMIASCGLEPVLKKDIGALSKGYRQRVGLAQAMIHGPEVLILDEPTTGLDPNQIIEIRNLIRAIGKEKTVILSTHILPEVTATCSRVVIISGGKIAGEGTTEDLSKQASAEEQIVVAIKGPAAEVADKLRAASGMLNVQRGDDAVDGAHRFTLAMKRDAANGERLFKVVVDNNWVLTEMSRSQASLEDIFKRLTTSGGAA, encoded by the coding sequence ATGATTGAGGTCGAAAACCTGTCCAAGAGTTATGGCCCCACGCTGGCCGTCGACTCGGTCAGCTTCAAGGTCGAACCGCGGGAGGTCCTCGGATTTCTCGGCCCCAACGGCGCCGGGAAGACCACCACCATGAAGATCCTCACCGGCTATCTCACGCCCGATTCGGGACGCGCGATGGTGGGCGGGATCGACGTGATGGAGAACTCCCTCGAAGTGCGACGCAAGATCGGGTACCTGCCCGAAAACGCGCCCCTGTATTCGGAGATGAACGTCCTCGAATACCTGAACTTCGTTTGTGAGGTTCGGCGAATTCCCAAGAACGAGCGTCGGTTGCGCCAGGAAGAAATGATCGCTTCCTGCGGGCTCGAACCGGTGCTCAAAAAAGACATCGGCGCGCTCTCGAAGGGCTACCGCCAGCGCGTGGGCCTGGCCCAGGCCATGATTCACGGGCCCGAGGTGCTGATCCTCGATGAGCCGACCACGGGCCTCGATCCCAACCAGATCATCGAGATCCGCAACCTCATCCGCGCCATCGGCAAGGAGAAGACGGTCATCCTCTCGACCCACATCCTGCCGGAGGTGACGGCCACGTGTTCGCGCGTGGTCATTATCTCGGGCGGCAAGATCGCGGGCGAAGGCACGACCGAAGATCTCTCCAAGCAGGCCTCTGCCGAAGAACAGATCGTCGTTGCGATCAAGGGCCCGGCCGCCGAAGTGGCCGACAAGCTGCGCGCGGCCTCGGGGATGCTCAATGTTCAGCGCGGCGACGACGCAGTGGACGGGGCGCACCGCTTCACGCTGGCGATGAAGCGCGACGCCGCCAATGGTGAGCGCCTGTTCAAGGTCGTTGTCGACAACAACTGGGTACTTACTGAAATGAGCCGCAGCCAGGCCTCGCTCGAAGACATCTTCAAGCGCCTGACCACCAGCGGAGGTGCCGCATGA
- a CDS encoding ABC transporter permease subunit, whose translation MSVANVWTVFKKEFRVYFNSPIAYILLTVFLVFCGWWFFFFTPFFVIGQAEMRNLFGVLPFVFLFLVPAVSMRLWAEERKLGTVELLLSYPLRDAEVVIGKYLAALAFLILAIGLTFPIPASVGFLGDPDTGPIWGSYIGSVLLAAAYLSIGCFASAITRDQIVAFVVGLTFCAAFYLVGIAAQYGGLPPLLGSILSYLGLSTHFESVARGVIDSRDVVYYLALIGLFLSATIYTLRGYRQG comes from the coding sequence ATGAGTGTCGCCAACGTCTGGACCGTCTTCAAAAAAGAATTCCGGGTCTACTTCAACTCTCCGATCGCCTACATCCTGCTGACCGTGTTTCTGGTCTTTTGCGGGTGGTGGTTCTTCTTCTTCACGCCGTTCTTCGTGATCGGGCAGGCGGAGATGCGCAACCTCTTCGGGGTGCTGCCCTTCGTGTTCCTCTTTCTGGTGCCGGCCGTGTCCATGCGGCTGTGGGCCGAAGAGCGAAAGCTCGGCACGGTGGAGCTCCTGCTGAGCTATCCGCTGCGCGACGCCGAAGTGGTGATCGGCAAGTATCTGGCCGCACTGGCCTTCCTGATCCTGGCGATCGGGCTCACCTTCCCGATCCCCGCGAGCGTCGGTTTCCTGGGCGATCCCGATACCGGGCCCATCTGGGGTTCCTACATCGGCAGCGTACTGCTGGCGGCGGCCTATCTCTCGATCGGCTGCTTCGCCTCGGCCATCACGCGCGACCAGATCGTCGCCTTCGTGGTGGGGCTCACCTTCTGCGCCGCCTTCTACCTGGTGGGCATCGCCGCGCAGTATGGCGGCCTTCCGCCGCTGCTGGGCAGCATCCTGTCCTACCTGGGCCTGTCCACGCACTTTGAATCGGTCGCCCGCGGCGTCATCGACTCGCGCGACGTTGTCTATTACCTCGCCCTCATCGGGCTCTTCCTGTCCGCGACGATCTACACCCTTCGCGGCTACCGGCAGGGTTAA